The following proteins are co-located in the Manihot esculenta cultivar AM560-2 chromosome 7, M.esculenta_v8, whole genome shotgun sequence genome:
- the LOC110618850 gene encoding secoisolariciresinol dehydrogenase: protein MSKACSAAISIANRLEGKVGLITGGASGIGAATARLFLKHGAKVIVADVQDDLGHSLCQELGSEEIITYAHCDVTRDSQVHNAVDLAVSKYGKLDIMYSNAGLPANMDGILSSDNEEFKRVLDVNVFGGFLAAKHAARVMIPAKKGSIIFTASNLSVTCFQCAHAYIASKHAVVGLAKNLCVELGQYGIRVNCVSPYAVVTPLLKSGLGLTGMENEKIQEAVSAAGNLKQAVLKAEDIAEAALYLGSDESKYVSGLNLVVDGGYNLTNPSIEMAIKRLHSS from the exons ATGAGCAAAGCATGTTCTGCTGCAATCTCAATTGCCAATAG GCTTGAAGGGAAGGTGGGTCTGATAACTGGTGGAGCTAGCGGAATTGGTGCGGCCACTGCGAGGCTGTTTCTCAAACATGGAGCCAAGGTCATTGTTGCAGATGTTCAAGATGATCTTGGTCACTCTCTTTGCCAAGAACTGGGCTCAGAAGAAATTATCACTTATGCCCATTGCGATGTAACTCGTGATTCTCAAGTCCATAACGCTGTAGATTTAGCCGTCTCCAAGTATGGAAAACTTGATATTATGTATAGCAATGCTGGACTTCCAGCCAATATGGATGGAATCCTAAGCTCAGACAACGAAGAATTCAAAAGGGTGCTCGATGTCAATGTGTTTGGTGGTTTCTTGGCAGCCAAACACGCTGCTAGAGTCATGATTCCTGCCAAGAAAGGTTCTATTATCTTCACTGCAAGTAATCTTTCAGTGACTTGCTTTCAGTGTGCGCATGCATACATTGCTTCAAAACATGCTGTGGTTGGTTTGGCTAAGAATCTTTGTGTGGAATTGGGCCAATATGGGATCAGAGTTAACTGTGTCTCGCCATATGCAGTTGTAACCCCATTGCTAAAGAGTGGTTTAGGGTTAACGGGGATGGAGAATGAGAAGATTCAGGAAGCGGTTTCGGCTGCCGGGAACTTGAAGCAGGCTGTGTTGAAAGCAGAAGATATAGCAGAGGCTGCTTTGTATTTGGGAAGTGATGAGTCTAAGTATGTGAGTGGGCTGAATCTGGTGGTTGATGGAGGTTATAATCTCACCAATCCCTCCATTGAAATGGCAATCAAAAGATTACATTCTTCTTAG